From the uncultured Methanomethylovorans sp. genome, the window GGATCAGGTTGGGTTAGAATTACATAATCTTTACAATAGCAAGGCGATGTGAAAAAAAAGAAAATAATTATACTTGCCAGAAGTATTCTTTTCATATTCTACAACCTTTAAATCGAATAGTCTTCAGTTCCACTAACCGAGTAACCGTATACCTTGTATTTCCAAGTTCCTTTTTCTATACCATTACTATTAGTAATGTATATTCTAATCCTTCCATTAATTGTTCCATCGGCAGAATCATAATAAGTTCCTATACAATAATTATTTGGATTATATATACTAAGTCTTAGGGAATCGCTTGTATCTCCCCAGTTCAAGTTAACAGTCATGCTTTGAATATTCGTGCTAACTGTCTTACTATGCCAGTTTGTTTCTCCTTGGGTTATGGTATCATATACTGATTTTATTCCAATATCACTATCTGACATTTCTGCAGGGATTATCTTGTACCCGAGGTCCGATGCAGAAATCAATGATACTTCATTTTCGCAATCAGATACACTTGCTCCTGCGACTGTAATACACAGCAAAAATACTACAAATCCCATTATTATCCTATTCAATCTTTATTCTCCTTATTTCTTGATTTTTGCAATAAGTATTGAAGTCAAACAAAGTATATAAGAATTTTAGCCATTGACCGAATTGAGAAAGAAAATAAGCAAGAATTGAATATATTATTAGAAGAAAATCAATATATTAGGAAATGAGTGATGCGCTGATCACCCATTTTTACGGATTCAACCCCCTAATCGAGGGTTTTTACTCATCCTCTACCCCATAGTTGTTGTTTCTTGTTCTAAGGTTCGTTTTTGATATTAATATCTAGGCATCCACAATATAAATAAATTATGGCCATTGCCCGAACTGATTACACGGAAAAGAAAAATTCACATCGTGTGTGTGTTGTAGCCTGGAGTTATAGTTGTGCCTGTAACTGTATTGTGTGAACTGCCTGGAGCTGCAATATTAAATGGAAGATCAGAAAATACATTGATCTGGACAAGTGGTTTATCTGTAGCATTTGCTATTACTATTCCAGCAGATAGTGTCAATACTAAAAGTACTGCAAGTGAAGCTAATATCAGTTTGTGGTTATTGCTTAGCATAAAAGCACCTTATAATACATCATCATGCAAATTTAAAAATCTATCGCAAAGAAAAAACATAATAGATTTTAAATAGCATTTTAATATCTTATGATTAGAAAACGCATCTAAAAATTGGATGTATATAGAATAAACCATGATTTTTCAGGAGTCCTGCTAAACTTGTAATTTCCATTGATTTTGTATGCATATAGTGTTTTTTTCTTCTTGATAACATCAGCAATAAATATTTATTGTATATAGGAAAAACATTTGAGGATATGAACTTAAAAAAAGAGTATAAAATCCTGTATCCGAAACAGGATTTCGATTGCTCACCATTTATTGTAGTATTCTGCATGAGTATATATTGACTCATCCATTGCCAGATCTGCTGTGTTCAAGGTAAGGTTCGTGAACCAATATGGATATGGAATATCAGCACAAGTAAGTGCAGATACATCTTCTAGATGACATTCACTTGCTGTGGTATGGTTGAGCCATTGCATGTATACCCAACTATCCGTTTCTCCATAAGTAATCGTGAACTCGAACTCATCAAGTTCAATATCATCGTCATATGTTACCTCATGTATAGCAACTGGTTCGAGGTTATCATTATCACACATCGTTTCACCATTCATTTCATACGATGTTGTACTTAACTCGTCAAGAAGAATATCACATGTTCCTCTTATTTCAGCCGCAGTGAATCTTCTGTATCCAACAGTATCATCATATTCGCACCAGCAGTAAGTGTAACTTCCAAATGGAGTAACTATTGTTTCACACTGTACTTCTCCGTCAACCGGATAATATTCTCTGCATTCATCTACAGTAACTACATAATCTGCATCCCATTCATCTGCTCTGAGGACAAGTAGAAGTTGATAAGCTATTTCATCGAACATGGGATCTCCTTCGTGCAGCTCATATTCTTCATCACCGATTGCATCTACAATGTACTGTGCTGTTTCTTCAATGATACTTTCTTTTGTTGGAATTTCATTTCCATAAAAATCCGGATCATAATTGTGTTGATATTCCAGAGGATAGGGTTCATTAATAGTTTCGTATATTCCCCCTGGTTTCTCAATGTCTTCAATTACAGTTACTAAATGATCATTACGCGCAAGATATGGGTAAGCAAATCTATAGTAGCTGTTAAGAGTTTCAACTTCGATTGGGACATTGTATGTTCCATAACTATAATCAAATTCAGACGTATCATCGTCTAAATATGCATTGGTAGTAGGAATTGGCATGAGATCTGAGAGTTTGCCGTTCTGTTCGTAATAATAAGTTATGTTATAGTTTCTTGTAACGGGTAACTGTTGCCATGCTCCATCCATTACTTCAAATGACTCTTCATCCGTAGTACCAATACATAATTGTGCATTGGGTGTCCAGAAATATTCATGAAGCCATTCTTGTGTAGTTTCTGCAATATTTTCAAGATCAAGCGGATTTGCTTCAGAAATTAGTCGATTATGGAATTGTTCATAGGTAATGTAAGATAATGATTCTAATGCATCATATTCAGCATGGCGTATTGCAAACCATGCCGATTCAAGGATATAACTTGCTTTAGTTTCCTGCCCTGGTATTACATGAGCATTAGTAAGTATCAATGCTTGTAAGGGCGTGTGAGTGTATTCTGCTGTCGTTGCTGCAAGTATCGGGATAAGGGAGAATAAGGTTAGGACCCCGACAGTTATCACTAACATATATTGACTTCTAGGGCCAAACATAAAAAAAGAAACGCTTTAAAAGTATTTAATGATATGCAAAAGAAAGAAAAAAAATCAGGTATTGATCCTGATCTCACTATGAGCCTGTATCAAAACTATAAATACTATTTCTCTGAATGTTATTGTGGGGATATGAATGGAATTCAGAGAACTCTCTGATGATCAATGGAAGTTTATAAAGCCACACTTGCCACCACAACCAATTACCGGAAGAAAGAGAGCTGATGACCGTAAGGTCATCAATGGTATTCTCTTTGTTCTGATAACAGGTTGCAGATGGGGAGATATGCCAGCTATTTATGGTTCCCAGGCAACTGCCTGGAGAAGGCTGAAAAGGTGGTCAGAGGAAGGTATATGGAACGAGATAATGGAATCCCTTCGGGATTCCGCTTACCAGAAAGGTAAGTTCTCATTGGATACAGTGTGTATCGATAGCAGTTTCATCGAAACTAAAAAAGGGGAGATGACTCCTCGTACAACGGTCACAAGAAAAGAAAAGGCATAAAGATCCATGCATGTGTAAGTTGTGAAGGTTTTCCACTTACAATCCAAATATCTTCTGGAAAAGAGCACGATAGACAGCACTTCATTGAAGTTATGGAGGATATTAAGGTTAAGACCGATGGAAGACCAAGGACAAGACCTCTTGAAGTTCTGGCAGACGCTGCGTACGACGATACAGAAATCAGGCAGTACTTAAGGTCCAGAGCTATCAAAAGCAACATACCGATCAATACAAGGAACAGTAAAAGAAAGAAAAGAGGAAGACCTACTCGATTTGATGAAGAAACATATTATTACAGAGGAACTATAGAACGATTCTTTGCATGGTTGAAGATGGGATTTAGAAA encodes:
- a CDS encoding transposase, which codes for MEFRELSDDQWKFIKPHLPPQPITGRKRADDRKVINGILFVLITGCRWGDMPAIYGSQATAWRRLKRWSEEGIWNEIMESLRDSAYQKGKFSLDTVCIDSSFIETKKGEMTPRTTVTRKEKA
- a CDS encoding peptidase domain-containing protein; the protein is MGFVVFLLCITVAGASVSDCENEVSLISASDLGYKIIPAEMSDSDIGIKSVYDTITQGETNWHSKTVSTNIQSMTVNLNWGDTSDSLRLSIYNPNNYCIGTYYDSADGTINGRIRIYITNSNGIEKGTWKYKVYGYSVSGTEDYSI
- a CDS encoding transposase yields the protein MHACVSCEGFPLTIQISSGKEHDRQHFIEVMEDIKVKTDGRPRTRPLEVLADAAYDDTEIRQYLRSRAIKSNIPINTRNSKRKKRGRPTRFDEETYYYRGTIERFFAWLKMGFRKLASRYERLNVVFKGLLDIACFLLCWKKV